From a region of the Kaistia sp. 32K genome:
- a CDS encoding MDR family MFS transporter, whose translation MDASVSARPGPPPLDHATVRSIILGVMLAMFLAALDQTIVATALPTIGRELGDLQNIAWVVTAYLLSSTAVTPLYGKLSDIHGRRTVLLIAITIFILGSIACAAAPTMTGLILARFLQGLGGGGLISLAHTIIGDAISPKERAKYMGYFGAVFALASVAGPVLGGVLSEALHWSVIFWINVPLGLVAFAMTFNALKKLPRNDRPHRLDVIGAVLLVAAAVLLLLALSWGGVSYPWDSLPIIGLLAASLVAWVLFVTRVLTAPEPFLPVGVLRDQVVATATLAGFFGIGTMVGLSIYMPLFFQSVLHLSAAESGFALIPLSIGTVFGAQFSGRVMARVQHYKRSPTIGLSVAMILTAVLAVFAGRLELVSIEILLTFIGAGLGTLFPVTIVVAQNAVQAHHLGTATATINFMRSLGSAILVAAFGAIFLGGLGAISGGEGTSVEAKIAAASEAGVSLAGAFSGVFIAATICIAIALALLVIMEERPLRGGRGPAPSAVEV comes from the coding sequence ATGGATGCTTCCGTTTCCGCGCGGCCCGGCCCGCCTCCGCTCGACCATGCCACCGTCCGCTCGATCATACTCGGCGTCATGCTGGCGATGTTCCTGGCGGCCCTCGACCAGACCATCGTCGCGACCGCGCTGCCGACGATCGGCCGCGAGCTGGGCGATCTGCAGAACATCGCCTGGGTGGTGACGGCCTACCTGCTCTCCTCGACCGCCGTGACCCCGCTCTACGGCAAGCTCTCCGACATTCACGGCCGGCGAACCGTGCTTCTGATCGCCATCACGATCTTCATCCTCGGTTCGATCGCCTGCGCCGCCGCCCCGACCATGACCGGGCTGATCCTCGCCCGCTTCCTGCAGGGCCTGGGCGGTGGCGGACTGATCTCGCTCGCCCACACCATCATCGGCGACGCGATCTCGCCGAAGGAACGCGCCAAGTACATGGGCTATTTCGGCGCCGTGTTCGCGCTGGCGAGCGTCGCCGGCCCGGTGCTCGGTGGCGTGCTTTCCGAGGCGCTGCACTGGTCGGTGATCTTCTGGATCAACGTGCCGCTCGGCCTCGTCGCCTTCGCCATGACCTTCAACGCCCTGAAGAAGCTGCCGCGCAACGATCGCCCGCACAGGCTCGACGTCATCGGCGCCGTGCTTCTGGTCGCGGCCGCCGTGTTGCTCCTGCTGGCGCTGAGCTGGGGCGGTGTCTCCTATCCGTGGGACTCGCTGCCGATCATCGGCCTGCTCGCCGCCTCGTTGGTCGCCTGGGTGCTGTTCGTCACCCGCGTGCTGACCGCGCCCGAGCCGTTCCTGCCGGTCGGCGTGCTGCGCGACCAGGTGGTGGCGACGGCCACGCTCGCCGGCTTCTTCGGCATCGGCACGATGGTCGGTCTGTCGATCTACATGCCGCTGTTCTTCCAGTCGGTGCTGCATCTGTCGGCGGCGGAATCCGGCTTCGCGCTGATCCCGCTCTCGATCGGCACCGTGTTCGGCGCCCAGTTCTCCGGCCGGGTCATGGCCCGCGTCCAGCACTACAAGCGCTCGCCGACCATCGGCCTCTCCGTCGCCATGATCCTGACCGCCGTGCTCGCCGTCTTCGCCGGCAGGCTGGAGCTCGTCTCGATCGAGATCCTGCTGACCTTCATCGGCGCCGGCCTCGGCACGCTGTTCCCGGTGACGATCGTCGTGGCGCAGAACGCCGTGCAGGCGCATCACCTCGGCACGGCAACGGCGACGATCAACTTCATGCGCTCGCTCGGCAGCGCCATCCTGGTGGCCGCCTTCGGCGCGATCTTCCTGGGTGGCCTCGGCGCGATCTCGGGCGGCGAAGGCACCTCGGTCGAGGCCAAGATCGCCGCGGCGTCGGAAGCCGGCGTCTCGCTCGCGGGCGCCTTCTCCGGCGTCTTCATCGCGGCGACAATTTGCATCGCCATCGCGCTGGCGCTGCTGGTCATCATGGAAGAGCGGCCGCTGCGCGGCGGCCGCGGCCCCGCGCCTTCCGCCGTCGAAGTCTAG
- a CDS encoding TetR/AcrR family transcriptional regulator, translating to MAFVDTPDIAQEDGAGQDSRKREQIMRGASQVFLEKGFDAASMNDIARAAGVSKGTLYVYFANKERLFVELISSEKREELFRIVTLDFENHNVEAVLKKFGRELCEILTKPYYIKAMRSVFSIINRMPEIGVEFYSNGPLLCTELLAKYLDAQTKAGVLDIEDCLLAAQQFVELSQSGVMRSVLFGVIDTPNAAEIARRVDSAVVVFMRSYRAQQAVSTAG from the coding sequence GTGGCATTCGTAGATACGCCTGACATTGCCCAAGAGGATGGGGCAGGGCAGGATTCACGAAAGCGCGAGCAGATCATGCGCGGCGCCAGCCAGGTCTTTTTGGAGAAGGGCTTCGACGCGGCGAGCATGAACGACATCGCGCGGGCCGCGGGCGTTTCGAAGGGCACGCTCTATGTCTATTTCGCCAACAAGGAGCGCTTGTTCGTCGAGCTGATCTCGTCGGAGAAGCGCGAAGAGCTCTTCCGGATCGTCACGCTCGATTTCGAAAACCACAATGTCGAGGCGGTTCTAAAGAAATTCGGCCGGGAGCTCTGCGAGATCCTGACCAAGCCCTATTACATCAAGGCGATGCGGTCGGTGTTCTCGATCATCAACCGGATGCCGGAGATCGGGGTCGAGTTCTATTCGAACGGGCCGCTGCTCTGCACGGAGCTGCTCGCCAAATATCTCGATGCCCAGACCAAGGCGGGCGTGCTCGATATCGAGGATTGCCTGCTCGCCGCCCAGCAGTTCGTCGAACTGTCGCAGAGCGGCGTCATGCGCAGCGTCCTGTTCGGGGTCATCGATACCCCCAACGCCGCGGAAATCGCACGCCGTGTCGACAGCGCCGTCGTCGTCTTCATGCGGTCCTATCGGGCGCAGCAGGCGGTTTCCACCGCCGGCTGA
- a CDS encoding HlyD family secretion protein, with translation MAKVALVENPDDTGVSELEPIQRKTADSTPPPPAAAPIAERPSTPGSDGEVKIAAAPPPAKRGGRRRFLLLTVAVVAIAAGSYFGHEWWTVGRFMVSTDDAYVGADTSTVAPRLPGYVTKVAVANNSAVKTGDPLVYLDDSDQKLAVEAAQNQIAAQQAAIDRIDKQIEAGKANVEQARTAITTANADAELAVADLDRATQLAKNQFATQQALQQAQATKDKTSAAVLSAKAGLTTAEANVGVLQAQRVEAERALDQDQTTLDQKKLDLEHMVVRAPFDGVIGNRAVQPGQYVATGQRLLALVPLQDVYVDANFKETQLDRIRPGATASVSVDAYSETPIVGTVDSVAPASGAVFSLLPPDNATGNFTKITQRVPVRIRIPASEAAKGHLRPGLSVVVDIDSRTGDSARVAATTN, from the coding sequence ATGGCAAAGGTCGCACTTGTCGAGAACCCTGACGATACCGGCGTCTCCGAGCTGGAGCCGATCCAGCGCAAGACCGCCGATTCCACACCGCCGCCGCCCGCGGCCGCGCCGATCGCCGAGCGCCCCTCCACGCCCGGCTCCGATGGCGAGGTCAAGATCGCGGCTGCCCCACCCCCGGCCAAGCGCGGCGGGCGACGGCGGTTTCTTCTCCTGACGGTGGCCGTCGTCGCGATCGCGGCCGGCAGCTATTTCGGGCATGAATGGTGGACGGTCGGCCGCTTCATGGTCTCGACCGACGACGCCTATGTCGGCGCCGACACCTCGACGGTCGCCCCGCGGCTTCCCGGCTATGTCACCAAGGTCGCCGTCGCCAACAATTCGGCGGTGAAGACCGGCGATCCGCTCGTCTATCTCGACGATTCCGACCAGAAGCTCGCGGTCGAGGCGGCGCAAAACCAGATCGCCGCGCAGCAGGCCGCGATCGACCGGATCGACAAGCAGATCGAGGCCGGCAAGGCGAATGTCGAGCAGGCCCGCACGGCGATCACGACGGCCAATGCTGACGCTGAGCTCGCCGTCGCCGATCTGGACCGCGCCACGCAGCTGGCCAAGAACCAGTTCGCGACGCAGCAGGCCCTGCAGCAGGCGCAGGCGACCAAGGACAAGACCAGCGCGGCGGTTCTTTCCGCCAAGGCCGGCCTGACCACGGCCGAGGCCAATGTCGGCGTCCTGCAGGCGCAGCGCGTCGAGGCCGAACGGGCGCTGGACCAGGACCAGACGACGCTCGACCAGAAGAAGCTCGATCTCGAGCACATGGTCGTCCGCGCGCCGTTCGACGGCGTGATCGGCAATCGCGCGGTGCAGCCCGGCCAGTATGTCGCCACCGGCCAGCGCCTCCTGGCCCTGGTGCCGCTGCAGGACGTCTATGTCGACGCCAACTTCAAGGAAACGCAGCTCGACCGTATCCGGCCGGGCGCGACCGCGAGCGTCAGCGTCGACGCCTATTCCGAGACGCCGATCGTCGGCACGGTGGATAGTGTCGCCCCGGCATCGGGCGCCGTCTTCAGCCTGCTGCCGCCGGACAACGCCACGGGCAACTTCACCAAGATCACCCAGCGCGTGCCGGTCCGCATCCGCATTCCGGCTTCGGAAGCTGCCAAGGGCCATCTGCGCCCCGGCCTTTCCGTCGTCGTGGATATCGACAGCCGCACCGGCGACAGCGCCCGCGTGGCGGCGACGACGAACTGA
- a CDS encoding L,D-transpeptidase translates to MMNFKRTLAASLLAGAVSFTAGGTAHAENFFKMLFQGSDNFRPQASGPGAAVPYKYQRQRVRYETNEKPGTIVIHSDEKFLYLVEGNGKAMRYGVGVGREGFGWKGNVTVGRKAEWPGWTPPPQMIARERAKGRILPAYMEGGPKNPLGARAMYLYRGGQDTIFRIHGTSEPWTIGHNVSSGCIRLVNADVSDLYSRVPIGTKVVVR, encoded by the coding sequence ATGATGAATTTCAAACGCACCTTGGCAGCTTCGCTTCTCGCCGGAGCGGTGTCCTTCACCGCCGGCGGCACGGCCCATGCCGAGAACTTCTTCAAGATGCTTTTCCAGGGCAGCGACAATTTCCGCCCGCAGGCCTCCGGGCCGGGCGCCGCGGTTCCCTACAAATACCAGCGCCAGCGCGTCCGCTACGAGACCAACGAGAAGCCCGGCACGATCGTCATCCACTCGGACGAGAAGTTCCTCTATCTCGTCGAGGGCAACGGCAAGGCCATGCGCTACGGCGTCGGCGTCGGCCGCGAGGGCTTCGGCTGGAAGGGCAATGTCACGGTCGGCCGCAAGGCGGAATGGCCGGGCTGGACGCCGCCGCCCCAGATGATCGCCCGCGAGCGCGCCAAGGGCCGCATCCTGCCGGCCTATATGGAGGGCGGCCCGAAGAACCCGCTCGGTGCCCGCGCCATGTATCTCTATCGCGGCGGCCAGGACACGATCTTCCGCATTCACGGCACCAGCGAGCCCTGGACGATCGGCCACAACGTGTCGTCAGGCTGCATCCGCCTCGTCAACGCCGATGTCAGCGACCTCTATTCGCGCGTGCCGATCGGCACCAAGGTCGTCGTCCGCTGA
- a CDS encoding DHA2 family efflux MFS transporter permease subunit, with amino-acid sequence MAGPQQPALPEMTPRRTLGFVAMAVGMFMAILDIQIVSSSLTEIQAGLSASAQEISWVQTAYLIAEIIMIPLSGFLGRALSTRYLFAIAAGGFTITSIGCATSSSIGEMIVWRAAQGFIGGGMIPAVFAAAFTIFPPNRRAMVSAIVGLIATLAPTVGPTIGGYLTNLFSWHWLFLVNVIPGIFVTIGVLSFVDWDKPNFKLLQHFDYIGLITLAAFLGSLEYVLEEGSANDWFQDETIASLAVVTVVAGILFFWRVLRANEPIVDVRAFQNRNFATGALFSFMLGVGLYGLVYLYPVYLARVRGYDSLQIGETMFVTGLFMMMTAPIVGRLGQKMDPRYMMAFGLALFALSCLELVPITKDWAFSELFIPQAMRGVALMTSMMPVSMLALGTLPPERMKNASGLFNLTRNLGGAVGLAVITTILNNRWDLHITRLHEQVQWGREAATERLDLMTKGFAATLGSDANIAAIKTLTLSVKREALVMAFSDVFLVLAVIFAGIVLLVPLARKPQAAPAGGGGGH; translated from the coding sequence ATGGCCGGTCCCCAGCAGCCCGCCCTGCCCGAAATGACTCCGCGCCGGACGCTTGGCTTCGTCGCCATGGCCGTCGGCATGTTCATGGCGATCCTCGACATCCAGATCGTGTCGTCGTCGCTGACCGAGATCCAGGCCGGCCTTTCGGCCAGCGCGCAGGAAATCTCCTGGGTGCAGACGGCCTACCTGATCGCCGAGATCATCATGATCCCGCTGTCGGGCTTCCTCGGCCGGGCGCTTTCCACCCGCTATCTCTTCGCCATCGCGGCGGGCGGCTTCACCATCACCTCGATCGGCTGCGCCACCTCGAGCTCGATCGGCGAGATGATCGTCTGGCGCGCCGCCCAGGGCTTCATCGGCGGCGGCATGATCCCGGCCGTGTTCGCGGCTGCCTTCACGATCTTCCCGCCCAACCGCCGCGCCATGGTTTCGGCGATCGTCGGCCTGATCGCGACGCTCGCGCCGACCGTCGGCCCGACGATCGGCGGCTACCTGACCAATCTGTTCTCCTGGCACTGGCTGTTTCTGGTCAACGTCATCCCGGGCATCTTCGTCACCATCGGCGTGCTTTCCTTCGTCGACTGGGACAAGCCCAACTTCAAGCTGCTGCAGCATTTCGACTATATCGGCCTGATCACGCTCGCCGCCTTCCTCGGCAGCCTCGAATATGTGCTTGAAGAGGGCTCGGCCAACGACTGGTTCCAGGACGAGACCATCGCCTCGCTGGCGGTCGTCACCGTCGTCGCCGGCATCCTGTTCTTCTGGCGGGTGCTGCGCGCCAACGAGCCGATCGTCGACGTGCGCGCCTTCCAGAACCGCAACTTCGCGACCGGCGCGCTGTTCTCCTTCATGCTCGGCGTCGGCCTCTACGGCCTCGTCTATCTCTACCCGGTCTATCTGGCGCGCGTGCGCGGCTACGATTCCCTGCAGATTGGCGAGACGATGTTCGTCACCGGCCTGTTCATGATGATGACCGCGCCGATCGTCGGCCGGCTCGGCCAGAAGATGGACCCGCGCTACATGATGGCCTTCGGCCTGGCGCTGTTCGCATTGTCCTGCCTGGAGCTGGTGCCGATCACCAAGGACTGGGCGTTCAGCGAGCTGTTCATCCCGCAGGCGATGCGCGGCGTCGCGCTGATGACCTCGATGATGCCGGTCTCGATGCTCGCCCTCGGCACGCTGCCGCCCGAGCGCATGAAGAACGCCTCCGGCCTGTTCAACCTGACGCGCAACCTCGGCGGCGCGGTCGGCCTCGCCGTCATCACGACGATCCTCAACAATCGCTGGGACCTGCACATCACGCGCCTGCACGAGCAGGTGCAGTGGGGACGCGAGGCGGCGACCGAGCGGCTAGACCTGATGACCAAGGGCTTCGCCGCGACGCTGGGTTCCGACGCCAACATCGCCGCGATCAAGACGCTGACGCTCTCGGTCAAGCGCGAGGCGCTGGTGATGGCGTTCTCGGACGTCTTCCTGGTGCTCGCCGTGATCTTCGCGGGCATCGTCCTGCTGGTTCCCCTCGCCCGCAAGCCGCAGGCAGCACCTGCCGGCGGCGGTGGCGGACACTGA